The Magnolia sinica isolate HGM2019 chromosome 11, MsV1, whole genome shotgun sequence DNA window CTACCATGAGAAAATAACACCAATTGGACCATTCTAATAATCCAATCTGGTAGTCTATAAAATGGTCTGTCAAGATCAGATTAGGTTCAATAAACAATTGTGCATTTGTTTACTGGGGCCACCAGAGATTGCTTCTGATTCGAAACATCACTTACATCACAGTATCTTACAgatgaggggttttttttttctttcatgctaGCCATGAAATGTTTGCTGGACCTAGactcaatggtctggattggacTCTCCGATTGCCCCAATTAGAGTGGACTCCACCTCTATCCTTGTGATGTATGCACGGCCTGTTTGAAGATCAATTTGCATGAGAATGCTGCCTTTTGGTGTGGGAACTTTTTCTGTATTTCTTTCACGgatctctctttctatgatcaaCTAGAAAAAGGGAAAGATAAACTTTTAGTGAACAAGAGAGCATCAACATCAAAAGCTAAGGTGCTGTGGAGAGAATCGATTCATACTCAGTCCTTTTGGAGCCTTTTATGTTAATTCAAGTTTTGCCCAACTAGTTTTTTTTAGACCCACCTTGGTTAAATTGGGAACATGGGAGCTACTTTTCTTCCATTTTGTCCTTTGACGTGAGTAATTTAGACCTATAATTGCTCATTGATATGCAAAACAGTGGGTGAGCTATAGTAAAAATCAGGCTGTTGGCAAAATCTTCACCCATTAATAGATGGTTCAGATGATCCAActgaagaatttttttattacaGGCTGATTTGATCAATGGAGTAGCCTCCAAGTTGGATGGtttggtttggatcatcatatgCATATGACATTTTTGAATGCCATGCCTTTATGCTTGAGTAATTTTTAAGACAATGGTTATccttagaaaattagaaagaaatcTCTTTTCATGTGGGGCAAAAAAAATAGGTGAAGATTCACACTTATTTCGTGAGCGTATGGGGCCTTCACCTTCCACACGCAAGGATGCTGATATGTTCCTTTTTGGGTGTTCTAGCATAAAGATCAACCCTTTTtatttctcaggtgggccacaatgaaaagtttaaaaaaaaaaaaaaaaaaaaacagagaggaaACGGTGATTGGCAAAAATTGTTTTAGAAATCGGTTTGTTTTGTACACGGAGGCCCCACTTAGGAGAGAAACGGGCTAATTGGTTAGGCCATTAGATCCAAACTGTGGGCCACCTATTCAAAGCTAGAATATTGCACACATGTCATTTGGACATGCGGATGGGAAAGGCAAATGTCATACACTtcttatggaatgaataaatatttatttaattaatttgacCTTTACCAAAATATTATTCTTTATATTCATAGTAGTTAGGAACAATTCCAAGGAGAGACTTTATTCAAGATAAATACTAAGGGAATaaataactaataataataataataataataataataataaaaccttgGATGCAGTATTGACCTGTCAGGTGGATGGCGACATTTCCAAGGGTAAGAGATAAGCTACTAGACCAGTTTTCAAGTCATCTATCTTGTTACTTGTACACCGTAACTATATTGtgatttttaattaattatttgtTATTTCATTACATAAACATATAATATTTAAGtttttaaaatgatttattaaattataataactACTTTTTTGATGTCGTATTTTCAGTGAGATTTTCCCAATATAATATACCGAGAAAAACCTCAAATCTGAAAAGATTGTCTAATCTCCTCACTCTATCCATACAGGGTTTCTCCTACCTTCAAATTCCACCATCATTGCTGTAGAAACTTgcctattaaaaatttaaaaaaaatacacgAGAAATATATGGTTACTGTTttacccccccaaaaaaaaaaggaaaaaaagagagacatGTAGTTAGTGATCCTTGTAAGTGTTACTAAGTATATCCCTAGTTGTTACATATGATTAGTGGCCCTTTAAATACATTAAAAGTGCTTGAATGGGCCATGCCAATTACTGCCAAATAAAATACTAAGCTACTGTATTTTGTGCCCAAACAATGCAATCAGACCTGTCTGATTGAAAAATGATAAACAGGAGTGTTCATTAGCAATGAACCAAATGCAACCAGGCTGAGAGGTTACAGCTAGCACAGAAGACTGGGTCACCCGACAGTTGAAGATGGAGGAGGGTGGAGGTGGTTAACCTGGTGCAGAGCTTCAGGGACACTTTGTGGGAATTTGTTTCATGGGTCATCTCCCACACATATAGTGAAGGTAATGCTAATGTTGATCATATTGCTTATCAGGCCTTCTGGCCTCTAACTTGGGTGCGGCGCCGGCCGccttcattttgatttttttaaatttttttttggtataATGATGCCTCTGTGCATACATTTTTCTGTTTGGCCCGTCTTAGCTTATATGTAGTTGATTCtcagcaataaataaataaataaataaaagcaaccAACTGAGCCTACTTTAGACACCAATGAAGAATTTTCTATCTGTTGGTCAGATGGGTCTCTGCCCATATTATTGTATCACATGGTAACTATATTTCCATATGAGAAAAATGCATTTTGCTTTCTTTATTCATTCTACCTTTCTTTAAATGGAGAGAAAATATACAgcaaaataaaatgaaagaaaagaaaagaagtcatgtctctctttctctccaagAAATCTGAACAGTCTTTCTTAGCAACCATAAGAACAAAGATAATTCAATCGCAAAAATGGTACGCAGCCGTGCCCTGTCCAATGCGAACCCGAATATTGTTATGCCACCTTTGTTGTTCTCCAAATAAGTTGCTGCATTAAATAAACAAGTTGGTCAATGACATATCATCATCACTGTAAACTAAACAACCTATGTTCTTTCAGACCATAGGATTTTCTCTAagatttttattaatcttcaatactTCAAACTGAAACACTGCCTACATGCTTTAAAAACATTACATAGAGTTTAATCTTCCATTTAATTGGTCTAAAAgtgatatttttaaaataattgttATTTCATTATAATAACAATAACATATTAAATCATTTTAAATACTTGATCAGCAAGCCATTGTGGCAATTTCTCAGGATCTCCTCCATGAGTGGCCAGAAGCAAGAGGGCTTCATAGACATTGATTCAACAGGatgtttagggtgtgtttggatgcactattaacTTAGATTGGAATTATTAGCCTAATAAGATACAAGCGACCAAATTGTTATTTCCTTGACGTAGAATTCATATTGAGGGTATGGGCTTCAAATTTCAATTACAATACTTCTCAAGCCAGACTTGAAAGAGATTTAACTTCAATTTTGGGGGGCTACTTATTATGAATTCTAGGAAACACATTATCTTTTATCCTTTCTCTCTTAACTaagcaaatttttatttttatttttccattaaaTTCATTTGCGCATCCAAATGCGGCCTGTAGGATAGGTCGAGAGCGACTCAATAGAGTGCCAAGATCACATATGTTCGGGCTGGAGAGATCCTGCTTGGGGGAAAATAGCCTAAACATACACTATAGTTTCCAACGGCCATTGCTTTGCAACCGGTTATCCATTTCACATGCATATACTGTTATTGGAAAGATATCAACGAGCTCTACATCTTGGCCACTGGCTCCCAAACACCTTCACAAATCAATCGTTTTAAGTGAAATTTCAGTTTTAAATCAAATTTTACTTTTTAGATTCAAAGGCTATGCTTGATAAGAAGATGGTGATCTTCTTCCTTGTCCATGCACTTCTGATGCTACTCGTGTACACTACTGATCACGACATTGCTGGCCCACCAGCTACCTGGGGCCACACTCGTTGCGATCATCAACCAATCTCTGGTTGAATTGGGTTCTCCTACCAATATTGAATAGAAGATGTTGAACAAAATCGGGAAAGAAGTCATTTGGATTTTAGATAGGAAGAATGGTGTTTTTGTCTTACCTAGTGCTTGTCTTTTTTGGTAGGAGATGGTGCGGGCATGGGGCCGGATGAATTTGGTGTCATCCATGTAATCTTCATCtgcagcttcttcttcatccggaTGGACATCCCCCACAGCTTTCTGCATTGATGCATTGCAATCGACCATGTTGAAAGAATCAATCGTGGCACACGCATGCCACTTGGCAGCATGGCTCGTGACGGCCTGGGCCTTGTGTGTGATCTTCGCTGCACTGCGTAGGCATATGAAAAGACCAGTGACGAGGCCCACCGAGCATAGCTGGCAATACACACCACAAGTTCAGTTCAATTTGATCAAGAGGAATGGCCTGGTGTGAGTTGAAACTGCATGGATTTCCAATGGGAGTTAGCATCACAGCTGTTCGAGCATGGTCAAGCCCACACCTGGACATACAAATCCATTCCATTGATTAAAAGGAGCAAGGTAGCATCTATCGACCCGCCAAATCCAAATGTTACTGCTGATCATGATCAAATGATGGTATATCTTGCACACGATCATACCAACCCAGTTCAGTTTGATCAAGGAAAAGATCTGACATGTTGATCACATCAAATTCATACTTGATTCGACATCTGAGTCTGATCATGGTTGGATGATAACCATTTCCCACCTGACAGTACAAATTCAGTTCATTTTGATCAGAGATGGGAGATCAGCATGATCCAATTAGACCAGAATTTCAATGCATGCCAATAAACCCAAGAATGATCATGATTGGATGTTCGTGGGCCCGACATTAGTTGGATCAATGTAAACATCAATTGACTTCAGCACAAATGCACCACCCCCAAGTGCAAGTTGAGACCTGATTGAATGGACAGTTGTGATATCGGTATACTGAAATCCGGCATTTTCAACTCAACACTTCATCAACTGAGGAGACTTACGGCGAGTTCTCCGGCCTTGAAGCAAGCTGCATGGAACTTTATCGTGATCAGAAGCGAAGCAAGCTGGCTTGCAGTCACAAAGATGAGAGCCAGTACAATGAAAGCTCGGAACCGGTGGCTTATGATCTTCAGCTGCCTACGAATTCTCAAATGCTCTACCAAGACCATTGCCACGTCCGGTTCTTCCTGGAAGACCAAAGTAAAGGCCTGCAATTGCAGTATCTGGAGATGGCAAATGAGGCGGAAAAGCACACAGACGAGCAAAAAGATGGATGTCCTGTAGAGCCATGAACAGAGCTCTAAGAAGCACACCATGGTGTTGCTCACATATACATTTCCTAAGAAGGGTATCCGGGTTGCGCTGGAGGAGTACCACCATATCTTGTATGCGCTCTCAGCTACGAAACAAGGGAGAACGAAGATGGATAGGAGCTTAAAAGATCTCTGCATATAAGAAAAggtgaagaaaaaaagaaaagaaaggctctataatatatatttttcctttcttttttggtAGTCAGTACACGAGAAGAGAACAAAACTCATGTCcagttgggttgagtcgactcagtatTTTATAATTGAATGAAAATAGTTAGAATAGCTaacaagaaataaaataattatagacTTTTAGCTAATTGGGTAGAACTGATAATAAGAGTTTTTGGTTCTTTTCCTTCTTTAAACTTTGTTTCTATCTGTAATAGAAGGTGGATTGATTTGGGGTTACGAAAAGGAGCAGGAAATTGGAAAAAATGGGTGCATTCTTTTTTGTATGGAGATGAAGGAATTTGGTCTCTTTGGTGCAAATCAggatgtttcttttcttctttcttgttcttttttaaGAAGGAATACAGaacaaatttcaaatattttgtaGGAAGATGGAGTTGATATTGACAATGTTTTCATTTCCTTGTTTATTAGTTCGTAGAAGTTGGGTTGTTTTGTGTGGTTATGAAAAAAAGGAGTACAACACAATTTTCAAATTTATTCATCTGATTAGGTAGAATTAATGAATGAGAATAATGGGTTTTTGGAGCTTTTCTCCTTTCACCATTCCTTTGattaaacatgaaatcaaacaatCTTGAAATGACTAAAACTTGCTATGAATATAAATACAAAAGAAaggttaaagaaaaaaaatctacctTGATTTTCTTCCAATGATCTTTGGTTTCTAGGGACAGATATTACTTCAGTAATGATTCAAAATTTTCCCGAGCAGAgaaaattaatttttgaatttggaATTTCTGATCTGAGTAGAATCCCATCCATTAACATTTCAAATTGAGAACGTTCCCTATAGAATTTTTATGTTGGGTGTGCTTAGATCTTGTCAATTATGCAAAGAAAAGAGAGAACATACATTGAGCTCTGCTGTATATTGCCGCCGAACCTTCTCACTCCCGTGGCGCAGCTTATCGAGGAAGAGGAACCTCTGTAAGCCATACTTTCGTATGAAGCGTGTAAGGCGGATGAACGAGAGGGTGGCGATGATAGAAAGAGAGAGCTGAATGACAATGTTATAAGGCCGTTGATGCTTCCCATCACAGTTTGAGAATGCCAGGATAAAATGCGACAAGGCCGGGACAACGATGGTGAGGAGGATGAAAAGGGTCCATGAGATAATGGCCCAAAAACAGTTGGATTGGTCTAAACACATCCATCTGAGGCATGATCTGAAGCTTTGAAGATCGTCATCGTCAGAAGTGCAATGTAAGATGGCCTTCTTCCTGATCAAAGCTTCACCTTCTTCAGTCATTTTTGAGTCTATTATTATGCTTCCCCTCTAAGCTGATGAAGAAGTATGAGAATTTAGAGAGGTGTTTCACAATGTAGTTTGAATTCCTGTTATGTCATATACACAGAGATTTGGTGTATAATAGtgggtgggctccacgtgggtgTGTCTCTTTGACCCTTTATGAGTTGGTTTGGTCAACATAAGACACAGAGAAATCCTCACGTCCAACCAACTGGTTGGACACACGGAGAAATCCTCAGGTCCAACATCTTGGACAATGGGTAACCGTCCAgtagtggataacttccaacctatcatgtttgcacgaaatccaacctgtcctaTAGGTTGGCCCTTCATGaagacaaaattgtgaaaaaattagccccatccactcatcagggtGGCCACATATTAGAAAGTAATTTATAACCGCTGATAAATAATGAAATAACGGTGTTGTCTTCCTAATGaatggatagggctgattttcgcataatgtgatcatcatggtggggaaaACCTATTGGGTGGCTTAGATTGCACATGCACTTAATATGTTTAACGTAATCAGATGGTTGGACAGTAACTaatagtccaactggttggatgtGAGCAACATATGAAATTAGGCCCAGAACGGCCTGTGTCCCTAAGGCCCAGATAACGGGCCTGGACCTGCGCTCGAGCTCACGCTCGGCCAGAATATCAAAGGAGAGAgctttttgatactctggcagcgtatgaTACTCGATAGACAGTTGCTCAGAAATTGTACGTATCACACGACTAAAATTAAACCGTCTAAACTGTAAAACCCATTGTCACTAGCAATGGCCAGAAATTAAATTGCTTGAGCACTACTAACCATGGATTCTTGCTTGTTgaaatatgaccgttggattttttacATTTTCAACCGTTCAATAAATGCCTACTAATCCAATGTTCAGATAATCAGATAAGCGTAATTATTGGTTCTTGTTACACCTAAACTTGGATCCgtattttggacagtttaatttgaattacctgTTCACCAAGTATGCAATTCCTAagaaatttctaagtgcctgcatatcaaccagCATaccctgccagagtataaaagtttTCCCGATTCAAACCCAAGTCCATTTGATTAATTGGGCTGTAGATGTATACTCTGGGCTTTCCAATGGGCCTGGATAGTGGGCCAGGTTGGTGTGGACTATTAGCTGTGATGTTCCCGAATCCCGATTTATGTTTGTGAGATGTGAGAAAACGGCCTATTTACTTTTGAAGAGATGATAATAGCATCCAGAATTGCCGGCCACGCTACTGATTCTGATCCTCCATTAGAGGGCCCCACTATGGATGATGACCCATGATCCAAGGTTCTTACTGGATGTGCTAAcagtccaactatttggatggttgTGATATGAAAAGGTAGTGGGCCCAGATGGACCACTAAAATGAACGTGGATTAAGTGCGACCCCGGATCTAGCTAGGTGGGTGCCGCCATGACCATTGGGccttccttgatgtatgtgttgtatattcacacggTGGTCGAAAACGAAGCAGATGACATTTCAGATGGACCGTTGTTTTTTGAGGAAGAAAAAGACCAGTTTCTCGGTGGGTATACTGCACTTAAAGGCCTAGAAATGATCATTTAAAAGTAAAATTTGGAACGGGTGATTATCATTTTGAAGTTAGCTTTGGGAGGGGTGCGCCAGCCCACGCAATAGTGCAACGCAAGGGCGACACTCGAGGACCCCAGCAGCAAGCTACTGTAGTGGATCCTCCCCCAcaagaaattaatttaatatcatgTGACCCGATGGGCCACGTATCAGATATTAAACTGATAAGAACAGATACTACACTTGATCTTAGCCAAAAGGCCGAGAAAGGTATGATTTGGTACGTTGCCTTCCGTTGCTTTTATACATGAGATTTCATTGCTCTCTTGTGTCTCTTTTCGATGTGGGACTAATCTCAAAGAGCAGCAGGCACTTTACATTTTTGAAAGCGGCCTCTTTCTTTCATCACAAAGCCAGGAATAACAGCCAGCAATGGAGCCGGTGGTAAAAATAATCTTGAGAGGTTGGATGGCCCAAACAAGATTCATATATCTGGCCCGAATAGCTAGGAGCTTAGGACAAAGCTACGGTGATGATTCGTAGTAATTAAGTTGTAATGTGGGTATTATGACAAAAATTGTGACTCCTAAAATTGTAACAGTTTATGATTTTCTGcaattttttcataaaattattgtgatttttaattaattttttgttATTTAATTACACgcacatatataatatttaagttcttaaaatgatttattaaattataataaatatctTTTATTGTCATATCTTCTGTGAGATTTTCCTGATATAATTTACTGAGAAAAACCTCAAATCTGAAAAATCTGAAAAGCTTGCACATTTCTCCTCAATCTTTCCGTACAAAGGTTTCTGCTGCCTTTAAACCCCACTGTCATTGCTGCAGAAATTTGCCTATATACGCTTGAGAGAAAGAGATGCATTCTACTTTCTTAAAATGGAGAGaatatacaacaaaataaaatgaaagaaaatgaaagaaaagagagaactcTCATCTCTCTCTAAGAAAACCCAACAGTCTTTTGCAGCAACCATAAGACCAAAGATAATTCAATAGCACAAATGGTGTGCAGCCATGTCCTATCCAACATGAACCCGAAAATTGTGATGCCAGCTCTGTTGTTCTCTAAATAAGTCACTGCATAAGATAAACAAGCTGGTTAGATtgacatatcatcatcatcattgtcattgtcGTCATTGTCATAAAATAAACAAGTTATGTTCTTTTGGACCATAGGAGTTTTTCTAGGATTTTTACTACATTTATCCATCAATCCAACGTCAGCATCTTCAGTACCTCAAAGTGGCACCGCCTATATGTATTTAATTAGTCGAAAACtggtatttttaaaataaaaataatgtatTAAAACATTTTAAATACTTGATTAGCAACCCGTTGTGGAGATTACTCAGGATCTCCTCCATGAGTGGCCACGAGTAATAGGGCCTCATGGACATTGAtccaacaggatgttcaacgtgtgtttggatgctctattAAATTGGATTTCAATTATTAGCCTAATAAAATGGAAGTGACCAATTGTGATTTCCTTGATCTAGAATTCATAGTGAAGGTATGGGCTTCAAATTTCAATTACAATATTTTTCAACTTGGAGTTGAAAGAAACTAAACTGCAATTTCAGGTGCTACTAAACTCATTACGAATTCTAGGAAAcacatcatttctctctcaattaagcaatttttttttcaattaaattcacttgtgcatccaatgCAGCCTTTTTAGTGTAGGATGGGTCAAGGACAATTCAATGGAGTGCCATGATCACATCTGTTCGGGCTGGAGAAGTTTCAATGGGGAAAAAATGGCGAAAATGCATACTATATAGCTTCTAATGGTCATAACTTTTGAGATCGGTTATCTATTTTGCGTGTATACGGTATCATTGGACAGATGGCGAGCTCTACGTCGTGGCCATTGGCTCCCAAACACCTTTGCAACTCAATCATTTTTAAgtcaaattttactatttttagtaggTTATGGTTTTGTCATTTTTAGTATTTTAAGAGTCTAGTTGTGATTGAAAGTCATTGTTTTAGTCATTTAAAGGTTAATATTTCTATTAACTTTTAACTACTTAGGTCAAGTTTCATATTTTAAGCCAGAGTAAGAGTGTGGGACTTCTTTTGCTCACAAGGCCTTCATTCAATACTATTAATTTTTATTCTCTTTTTCGGGTCTCTCTCTTTCAAATTCAAGGGCTATTCTTGAGAAGAAGATGGTTATCTTCTTCCTTTATCCAATACAATACTCATCACATTGCTAGCCCACCAGCTACCAAACTTTGGTGGATACACTATAGAATGGATGGCCCCTTTTGAGTTTGGTTATTTTATCAATACCGAATAGAACATGCTAAGCAAAATCAGAAAAGAAGTCATTTGATTTTAGAGAAGAGGAAGGTGTTTTTGTATACCCAGTGCTTGTCGCTTTTGGAAGGAGATGGTGTGGGCGTGGGGCGGGATGAATTTAGTGTCATCCATGTCATCTTCATCCACAGCCTCTTCTTCATCCGAATAGACATCCAATGCAAAGATACGCGGGCAGGAAGCTATCTGCATTGGTGTATCGTAATCGGGTGTGTCGTAAGAGTCGATGGTGGCACACACGTGCCACTTGGTGGCATGGCTCGTGATGGCCTGGGCCTTGTGTGTGATCTTCGCTGCACTTCGTAGGCAAATGAAAATACCAGTGACGAGGCCCACTGAGCATAGCTGGCAATACACTCCACAAGTTCAGTTCAATTTGATCAAGAGGAATGGCCTAGTGTGAGTTGAAACTGCATGGAGTTCCAATGGGAGATGGCATATCACAGCTGTTTGAGCATGTTCAGCGCCCACACCTCGACATACATATCCATTCCATCGATTAAGAGGAGCAAGATGGTGTATGTCGACCCACCAAATCTAAATGTTACAGCTGATCATGATCAGGTGACAGTATATCTTACACCTGATCATAGTAACCTAGTCCAGTTTGATCAGGGAAAAGATCTGGCATGTTCATCACATCCAATTAATAAATGATTCGACATTCATGTTTGATCATGGTTGGATATGATCATCATTTCCCACCTGACAGTACAAATTCAGTTCATTTTGATCAAAGATGGGAGATTCAGCATGATTTGATTAGACCAGAATTTCAATGCATGCCAATGCCCACAAGACTGATAATGATCGGATGTTCATGGGCCCGACATTAGTTGGATCAATATAAACATCAATTGACCTTAGCGCAAACTCACAGTTGTGATATTGATAGTACCGAAGTCCAACATTTACAACTCACACTCGATCGATTGAGGAGACTTACTGTGAGTTCTCCAGCCATGAAGATATAGACATCTGCATGGGACTTTAGTGTGATCAGCAGTGAAGCAAGCTGGCTGGCACTGACAAAGATGAGAGCCAACACAATGAAAGCTCGGAACCGGTGGCTTATGATCTTTAGCTGCCTCCGAATTCTCAAATGCTCTGCCAAGACCATCGCCACATCTGATTCTTCCTGGAAGACCAGAGCAAAGTCCTGCAATTGCAGTATCTGGAGATGGCAAATGAGGCGGAAGAGCATGCAGATGAGCAAGTAGGTGGATGTCCTGTAGAGCCATGAACAGAGCTCTAAGAAGCACGCCATGGCGTTGCTCATGTATACATTTCCTAGGAAGGGTATCCGGGTGCCACCAGAGGAGTACCACCATATCTTGTATGCGCTCTCAGCCACGAAGCCGGGGAGAATGAATATGAATAGGAGCTTGAAAGATCTCTGCATACAAGGAAaggtgaaggggaaaaaaaaaactttttggtaGTCAGAACTCAAGAGAGGAGAACAAATTCAATTGAATGTCcagttgggttgagtcgactcggtatTTAATAATTGAATTAAAATACAAGGAGCACAATAATCGTGGACTATTAGCTAATTGGGTAGAACAGATACATAAGAGTTTTTGGTTCTTTTCCTTCTTTATATTTTGTTTCTATCTGTAATAGAGTCTGGATTGATTTGGGGTTATGAAAAAGAGCAGGAAATTGGAAAAAAATGGGtgcattcttttttctttctgtaTGGAGATGAAAGATTTTGGGCTCTTTGGTGCAAATCAGGatgtgtttttttcttctttcttgttttctttcaGAACGAATACAGaacaaatttcaaatattttgtaGGAAGATGGAGTTGATATTGACTATGTTTTCATATCCTTGTTTATTAGCTAATAGAAGTTGGGTTGTTTTGTGTCgttagaaaaaaagaaggaaaacaacACAATTTTCAAATTTATTCAGCTGATTAGGT harbors:
- the LOC131219599 gene encoding uncharacterized protein LOC131219599, giving the protein MTIDSKLIEEGEAFIRKKAFLHCTSNDDTDDDLRSFRSCLRWMCLDQSNCFRAIISWTLFILLTIVVPTLSHFILACSNCDWKHQRPYDIAVQLSLSIIATLSFICLTHFISKYGLQRFLFLDKLCNDSEKVQQRYTAQLNRSFKLLFIFILPGFVAESAYKIWWYSSGGTRIPFLGNVYMSNAMACFLELCSWLYRTSTYLLICMLFRLICHLQILQLQDFALVFQEESDVAMVLAEHLRIRRQLKIISHRFRAFIVLALIFVSASQLASLLITLKSHADVYIFMAGELTLCSVGLVTGIFICLRSAAKITHKAQAITSHATKWHVCATIDSYDTPDYDTPMQIASCPRIFALDVYSDEEEAVDEDDMDDTKFIPPHAHTISFQKRQALVTYLENNRAGITIFGFMLDRTWLHTICAIELSLVLWLLQKTVGFS
- the LOC131218223 gene encoding uncharacterized protein LOC131218223, giving the protein MTEEGEALIRKKAILHCTSDDDDLQSFRSCLRWMCLDQSNCFWAIISWTLFILLTIVVPALSHFILAFSNCDGKHQRPYNIVIQLSLSIIATLSFIRLTRFIRKYGLQRFLFLDKLRHGSEKVRRQYTAELNRSFKLLSIFVLPCFVAESAYKIWWYSSSATRIPFLGNVYVSNTMVCFLELCSWLYRTSIFLLVCVLFRLICHLQILQLQAFTLVFQEEPDVAMVLVEHLRIRRQLKIISHRFRAFIVLALIFVTASQLASLLITIKFHAACFKAGELALCSVGLVTGLFICLRSAAKITHKAQAVTSHAAKWHACATIDSFNMVDCNASMQKAVGDVHPDEEEAADEDYMDDTKFIRPHARTISYQKRQALATYLENNKGGITIFGFALDRARLRTIFAIELSLFLWLLRKTVQISWRERET